The Amycolatopsis coloradensis sequence TTCGTTGCTGACACTGACGCTGATGCGCCACCGCGAGCCGCCCCCGGCGAGGGCCGGGAGGCCGCGATCGGCGTTGAGAGAGGCCAGGGAGGGCCTGGCGGTGCTGTTGTCGGACGCCCGGCTGCGCAATCTGATGTTCGCGAGCACGACGGTGAATCTCGGCGTGGCGACGGGGAACGCCCTAGTACTGGTCTTCGCCTACGGGGACGGAAAGCTGAGCCCGGGGGCCGTCGGTCTCGCGTTCGCGATCGGTACGGTCGGCCTGATCTTCGGTGCGGTGTCGTCCGGCGCGATCGCCCGCAGGATCACCCTCGGCCGGACGCTGGCCACCTCCATCCTGCTGACCGGATCGGGCTTCCTGCTGTTGCCGATCGGTGGAAACGAAGCCGCGTTGACCACGCTGATCGTGAGCCAGTTCCTCATCGGTTTCGCCGACTCGGTCTTCAACATCCACGTGCTCAGCCTGGTTCAGCGCATCACGCCACCGGAACTGATGGGCAGGGTCAACGGGACCGCGCTCTCCGTTGTCTTCGGCACCGGAACCCTGGGTGGCCTTGCCGCCGGCTTCGTCGGCACGGTCTTCGGCACGCTGCCCGGACTGGTGCTGTCGGCCGGGATCATCTGCTGTGGCGCGGTATTCGTCCTCGTGAACCCTTTGCGGAGGATTCGGGAAGGCGGACGCGTCGCACTCGGATCCGATGCCGTACCGCCCTGCGGCGAAAAGGGCTGAAAGTACGTATAACGACCTACCAGGCAATCCGGACCCGGCCTCGGTGAGCGGGTCATCGCGCTCCGCGGAGCGGTTCGCCCCTACCGGGGCCGTCGCGAACGGCCGGTGAACAGCGGATCCGCCGTTTCCGGAGGCGGAAGCGGGGTATCCGGAGGCGGCCGACAACGAAGGGAGGCCCTGATGAACGACAAGGCCGAGAACAAGGTCGAAGAGCTCAAAGGCAAGGCCAAGGAAGCCGCCGGGGACGCCACGGACAACGAGCAGTGGCAGGCCGAAGGCAAGACCGAGCAGGGTAAGGCCAACGTCAAGCAGGCCGGCGAGAAGATCAAGGACGCCGTAAAGGGTGTCCGGGACTGACCTACGGGCTGCCCAGCGCGTGAAGGCCCCCTTCCCTCGGCTCAGCGAAGGGAAGGGGTGATCCCGCCGGACCTGCGCCCGATGGTCCAGCTNGAAGGCCTCTTTCCCTCGGCTCAGCGAAGGGAAGGGGGCCTTCACGCGCCGGTGCTGCGGTACGGTCCGGATCATGGACTTCCGGGATTTCGACGGCATCAAGGTGCGGCGCCCTTCCGTCGAAGGCGACGGCCTTGACAGCGAACCCGCCGTCTTCCGGGGCGAGTTCGACTTCGACTCGGTCCGTCTCGACGGCGGCGACCAGGACGGAGTCCGTGGCGGCGGCGAGATCGCGCATTCCCTCGTCTCCGACGTGAGCCTGGCGAACGCGCGTCTCGACAGGTTGGCGCTCTCCGACGTGATCCTCGAAGGGGTCGACCTGTCGAACGCGGCGATCCGCGAGCTGACCGCGCGCCGGGTCGAAATCCTTCGCTGCCGGGCGATCGGGCTGGGGGTGGCGATCACGTCGGCCGTCGATCTCTACGTCGAGAACGCGCGGTTCGACTACGCGTCGGTGACGGTCGAGCGCGTGAAGGGTTCGGTCGTGTTCTCCGGCTGTTCGTTCCGGGAGACGGTGTTCTCCGGCGACCTGTCCCGGCTGACCTTTGTGGACTGTGAGTTCACGGAAACGGAATTCGCCGCGACCGGCGCGCTGGACTGCGATCTCCGCGGCTCGCGATTGTCCGGTGTCCGTGGGTTGGTGACCCTGCGCGGCGCGAAGATCACCGGCGAACAAGCCGTCTCGGTCGCGGGGATCCTGGCGACCGAGAGTGGATTGTCGGTCGTCGGATGACCCACGTCGTGCTGTTCCACTCGGTGCTGGGGTTACGGCAGGCGGAGCTGGACGCGGCGGAGCGGCTGCGCGGTTTCGCGCTGAAGGACCGGATCGGGTGGTCCACCGTCGCCACCCGCGCGCTCGACGCCGCCAGTGAACTGCCCGACGACACCGTGCTGGCCGGGATGTCGATGGGTGCCGTCGTGGCCGCCGGCCTGCTCCCGCACCGTCCCGCCACCGCCGGTGCCCTGCTGCTCCACGCCATCGCCGACATACCCGCGAAAGTCCGCCAGGGGCTGTCGATCCAGCTTCACGCGGCCGACCCGGACGACTTCGCGCCACCGGCCGCGCTCCCCGGCTGGCTCGACGCGGCGACCCGCTCCGGCGCCGACGCGCGAGTGTTCACGTACCCCGGAGCGGGCCACTTCTACACCGACAGCAGTCTGGCCGACCACCACGAAGGGGCGGCGACCCTGACCTGGCAACGGGTTCTGGAGTTCCTGGAGATTCAGCCCTCCGGGTAGAAGAGGAAGAGCGTGCACCCGGTCGCCGACGCGGGCACGTGCCACGAACCGGCCGGAGCGTGCAGGAAGGTCCCTGCCGGATAGTCGCGCGCACCGTCGTTGAAGGTGCCGGAGACGACGAACACCTCTTCGGGGCCCGGTTCGTGGACGTCGCGGTGCGGCCATGAGGTGCCGGGATCCATTTCCAGCACGTTGGCGTGCGCGCCGTCGGTTCCTGTCCACAGTGGACGAAGCCGGATCCCCGGGAACAGTTCGCGAACCGGGGATTCCTTGACGGGGACGGAAGTGTAGCCCTCTTGGGCGAGGATCTCGGGGTGCATGACTTCATCGTGCCGCGATCGCCCTGCCGCCGGACAGTGTCAGGGAAGACACCATGGGGTACTTTCCTGCCATGCATCGCGTGATGGCACTGGTGCGGCCCGTGCAGTCGACCTTCGAACTCGGGATCGCCGCCGAGGTCTTCGGCACGGAGCGCCCGGGGGTGCCGCGGTACTACGAATTCGACGTCTGCACGGAGAAACCCGGCCCGGTGCCCACCACGGCCGGGTACGCGATGTCCGTGACCCGGGGCCTGTCCGCGCTGGCCGGCGCCGACACGGTGCTCATCCCCGGCTGGTCGCCGGTGGAGGCACCCTTGACGGCCCCCGTGCGCAGGGCGCTCCTGCGCGCGCACGCCAGGGGAGCGCGGCTCGTCACGATCTGCTCCGGCGTTTTCGCGCTGGCCCGCACCGGACTGCTGGACGGCAGGGCGGCGACCACGCACTGGGCGCGTGCTTCCCAGCTGCGGGAAGAGTTCCCGCGGGTACGCGTGGAACCGGATGTGCTCTACGTGGACCACGGCGACGTCGCCACGAGTGCCGGGGCGGGCGCGGGAATCGATCTCTGCCTGCACCTCGTCCGGCGTGACCACGGGGCCGCGCACGCCGCCCTCGTCGCCCGGCACATGGTGATGCCGCCGCACCGCGACGGTGGTCAGGCGCAGTTCGTCCCGGCCCCGCCGCCCGGCGACGAACTGGACGGCCTCCTCGAGTGGGCGGGCGAACGCCTCGGGACACCGTTGTCGGTGGGCGATCTGGCCGCGCACCTGAATGTCTCGCCCCGCACGCTCGCCCGGCGTTTCGCCGACCAGTTGGGGACCACACCGGGGGCATGGCTGCTGACGCGGCGCGTGACCGAGGCGCGCACCCTGCTGGAGGAGACCGGCTTGCCGGTGGAGGTGATCGCGACCCGAGTCGGGTTGACGTCGGCCGTGAACCTCCGGCGGCGTTTCCGCGATCAGGTGGGCACGACGCCGGGCGCGTACCGGCGCGCCTTCCGGGGCTCGGTTTCGCCTTGAGCGGAACGGCGCACGCGCGCCCTGGCGGAATGTCACGATGATCGTATGGCGGACATCCTCCCTTTCCACCAGAAGCGTCCCGAACCGGAGCCGCTGTGGCGTGACGTGCTGGGCAAGAGCCTGCGCGCCGCGAGGGAGGACCAGGGCGGCCGCCTCGTCGACGTCGCGGAACGCGCCGGGATCTCGCCGCAGTACCTGTCCGAGATCGAACGCGGCCGCAAGGAACCGTCCAGCGAGATGATCGCCGCGGTCACCGGCGCGCTCGGGATCGACCTGGCGGATCTGCTCTTCGGTATCGCGGGCACGATCAGCCGTGGCGGCAGCACGGGTCTCGCGGTCGGCCGCCGTCCGC is a genomic window containing:
- a CDS encoding CsbD family protein, which codes for MNDKAENKVEELKGKAKEAAGDATDNEQWQAEGKTEQGKANVKQAGEKIKDAVKGVRD
- a CDS encoding pentapeptide repeat-containing protein: MDFRDFDGIKVRRPSVEGDGLDSEPAVFRGEFDFDSVRLDGGDQDGVRGGGEIAHSLVSDVSLANARLDRLALSDVILEGVDLSNAAIRELTARRVEILRCRAIGLGVAITSAVDLYVENARFDYASVTVERVKGSVVFSGCSFRETVFSGDLSRLTFVDCEFTETEFAATGALDCDLRGSRLSGVRGLVTLRGAKITGEQAVSVAGILATESGLSVVG
- a CDS encoding helix-turn-helix domain-containing protein — protein: MADILPFHQKRPEPEPLWRDVLGKSLRAAREDQGGRLVDVAERAGISPQYLSEIERGRKEPSSEMIAAVTGALGIDLADLLFGIAGTISRGGSTGLAVGRRPRGPVLMAA
- a CDS encoding dienelactone hydrolase family protein → MTHVVLFHSVLGLRQAELDAAERLRGFALKDRIGWSTVATRALDAASELPDDTVLAGMSMGAVVAAGLLPHRPATAGALLLHAIADIPAKVRQGLSIQLHAADPDDFAPPAALPGWLDAATRSGADARVFTYPGAGHFYTDSSLADHHEGAATLTWQRVLEFLEIQPSG
- a CDS encoding MFS transporter, with the translated sequence MPSSFSFPGDFRRLWIGQTISAFGDKVSRIALPTAALLGLGGTAWDVGLLAALRFLPFVLIGTLAGVWVDRLPLRETMIGADAGRLVAMGSIPVAYLLDVLTLAQLFVVAGVVGVLTVFFEIAVQSYLPVLAGPEGIVAGNERLQTSRAVAEVGGAGAAGGLMQILGTAPAILADALSFLASLLTLTLMRHREPPPARAGRPRSALREAREGLAVLLSDARLRNLMFASTTVNLGVATGNALVLVFAYGDGKLSPGAVGLAFAIGTVGLIFGAVSSGAIARRITLGRTLATSILLTGSGFLLLPIGGNEAALTTLIVSQFLIGFADSVFNIHVLSLVQRITPPELMGRVNGTALSVVFGTGTLGGLAAGFVGTVFGTLPGLVLSAGIICCGAVFVLVNPLRRIREGGRVALGSDAVPPCGEKG
- a CDS encoding GlxA family transcriptional regulator, coding for MHRVMALVRPVQSTFELGIAAEVFGTERPGVPRYYEFDVCTEKPGPVPTTAGYAMSVTRGLSALAGADTVLIPGWSPVEAPLTAPVRRALLRAHARGARLVTICSGVFALARTGLLDGRAATTHWARASQLREEFPRVRVEPDVLYVDHGDVATSAGAGAGIDLCLHLVRRDHGAAHAALVARHMVMPPHRDGGQAQFVPAPPPGDELDGLLEWAGERLGTPLSVGDLAAHLNVSPRTLARRFADQLGTTPGAWLLTRRVTEARTLLEETGLPVEVIATRVGLTSAVNLRRRFRDQVGTTPGAYRRAFRGSVSP
- a CDS encoding cupin domain-containing protein produces the protein MHPEILAQEGYTSVPVKESPVRELFPGIRLRPLWTGTDGAHANVLEMDPGTSWPHRDVHEPGPEEVFVVSGTFNDGARDYPAGTFLHAPAGSWHVPASATGCTLFLFYPEG